In the Colletotrichum higginsianum IMI 349063 chromosome 7 map unlocalized unitig_7, whole genome shotgun sequence genome, one interval contains:
- a CDS encoding EC51a protein, translating into MVSLIITLTYLLATVTFALPIDLLGLEENFPISLVTRQDGPTSRYTTVKNAAAAAGKTLNNGEWHYLRLCTPLNGQPPEDHVQEETGCKHFYIVVGQVIKERVFKKRKDFQGLMYHVRYNDDTRKWFWTSHTYIAYDFQEIVYGGKTTSRKASTARLDTLSYSGIVYSRNSANKMTTKGTAWVDKWGSYCDLNEARCFGYYQYMASNL; encoded by the exons ATGGTTTCTCTCATCATTACTCTCACATACCTCCTTGCGACGGTGACATTTGCCTTGCCTATCGACCTGCTAGGCCTTGAGGAGAATTTTCCGATCAGCCTGGTCACGCGCCAGGACGGCCCAACATCTCGATACACGACAGTTAAGaacgcagcagcagcagccggcaAGACCCTAAACAACGGCGAATGGCACTACTTACGGCTATGCACGCCTCTCAACGGACAGCCTCCGGAGGACCATGTCCAGGAGGAAACAGGTTGCAAGCACTTCTATATTGTTGTCGGCCAAGTTATAAAAGAGCGCGTTTttaaaaaaagaaaggacTTTCAGGGCCTTATGTACCACGTAAGGTACAATGACGACACACGCAAGTGGTTCTGGACGTCCCATACTTACATTGCCTACGATTTCCAAGAGATCGTCTACGGAGGCAAGACTACAAGCAGAAAAGCTAGTACAGCCAGGCTTGACACACTTA GTTACAGTGGAATCGTTTATTCTAGGAACAGCGCTAATAAGATGACTACTAAAGGTACAGCTTGGGTTGATAAATGGGGCTCGTACTGTGATCTAAATGAGGCGAGGTGTTTCGGCTACTATCAATATATGGCTTCAAACTTATAA